In a genomic window of Zingiber officinale cultivar Zhangliang chromosome 9B, Zo_v1.1, whole genome shotgun sequence:
- the LOC122024999 gene encoding probable ubiquitin conjugation factor E4 isoform X1, with protein sequence MAAKTQRSLQDIIDIILRKIFLVVLQQPSKNDPNIVFLTLTAAKILSEGRTLVLSCTMMDRVLIDRLSGDFPSAEPPFRYLVGCYRRACDELKRVVLVKNASFRSEIVFAIKQARKLVILYCRLYVGNPNMFKTSGHVSGASYLMSMIFAKVSTHMDEFGDEFGDDTFDSPPGFINEFFRDGDDGNLELVVQDLFEKLRQSVDGISPLGNFQQPMRALLWLIEYPNNAKILVNHPRWIPKKTNLPIGEGRMIEIESILGAFLRVSALPDSKEFKSTPDVGQQCFSEASNRRSVDLSSLTTIKKAMNILYDGLVAVFHKLLNNQDTQERVLEYLAEVIKKNSARSCMQVDPLSFASYGMLVNLSSVMLRLCQPLLDGAAKWREQIDHRYLFHNTRLDFRQLATMHASSEEVSAWLEEENSSKDTHELEAQEGTSSGTRKEYSLTCECFFITTRVLNLGLMKAISEFEHLFEKLRSYEEDLSILKAMREQGASPLLDANIKHLKKEIDILTQSKSCYEVQIFQDYTLLGQASTFYKLVIIWLVDFVGGFKIPLPSTCPMKFASIPEHFVDDAMNFLEITFGVPEVSEGVVLDFLNFIIMFMANDTYVKNPCLRAKMVEVLNHWIKKKGATLFERHPLSLDYLVSNLLKVDVAHIQLSDKFTIRKNIYELLEYLWNIPSRLNAWKQIAREEKGMYLNFLNLLINDSMYLLDECLNKNISQLKKIKVEMANSAEWEQRSVEERVEIMRLFHSQENIVRSNMKLANGNVGMLAFTSEQIPAPFLLPEMVERVAIVLNYFLLQLTGSQWRFLDIKDPEKYEFRPRQLLKQITKIYVHIARGDKEMNVFPAAISKDGQSYNEKLLTSQLFKYVADNLWKIHENRNIIQEFVELGLKVKSAVYEALNEASNAEAILGEIPDEFLDPILHTLMRDPVILPSSRMSVDRPVIQSHLLNGNTQNDPFTRCHLTQDMLIPNTELKQRIEDFIISQRKRK encoded by the exons ATGGCGGCGAAAACCCAGCGATCTCTACAGGATATCATTGACATCATCCTCCGGAAGATCTTTCTCGTCGTCCTCCAACAACCCTCCAAGAATGACCCTAATATCGTTTTTTTAACGCTCACGGCAGCCAAGATCCTCAGTGAAGGCAGAACTCTTGTCCTTTCCTGCACTATGATGGACAGGGTTCTCATCGATCGGCTATCTGGTGATTTCCCCTCCGCAGAGCCTCCCTTCCGCTATTTAGTTGGCTGCTACCGCCGTGCCTGTGATGAGTTGAAAAGGGTTGTCTTAGTGAAGAACGCCTCCTTTAGATCGGAAATTGTGTTTGCAATCAAACAAGCGCGGAAATTAGTCATCTTGTATTGTAGGTTATATGTGGGGAATCCAAATATGTTCAAGACCTCTGGGCATGTTTCAGGGGCGTCTTATTTGATGTCGATGATCTTCGCAAAGGTCTCAACCCATATGGATGAGTTTGGAGATGAGTTCGGAGATGATACTTTCGACAGCCCTCCAGGTTTTATTAATGAGTTCTTCAGGGATGGCGATGATGGCAATTTGGAACTTGTTGTGCAGGATTTGTTTGAAAAACTGAGGCAGAGTGTGGACGGAATATCACCATTAGGAAACTTTCAGCAGCCGATGAGAGCACTGCTGTGGTTAATTGAATACCCTAACAATGCCAAAATTTTGGTGAATCACCCAAGGTGGATACCTAAGAAGACTAACTTGCCGATTGGTGAAGGAAGGATGATTGAGATTGAAAGCATTTTAGGAGCCTTTCTCCGTGTTAGTGCATTGCCTGATTCTAAGGAATTTAAGAGTACACCAGATGTCGG ACAACAATGTTTCTCAGAAGCGTCTAATCGTCGGTCGGTTGATTTATCATCCCTTACAACAATTAAGAAAGCTATGAATATTTTGTACGATGGCCTCGTTGCGGTGTTTCACAAATTACTTAATAATCAAGATACGCAAGAAAGAGTTTTAGAATATCTTGCAGAagttatcaagaaaaattcaGCAAGGTCGTGCATGCAG gtTGATCCATTATCATTTGCAAGTTATGGCATGCTTGTGAATCTTAGTTCGGTGATGCTTCGCCTTTGTCAACCTTTGTTAGATGGTGCTGCAAAATGGAGAGAACAAATTGATCATAGATATTTATTTCATAATACTCGTTTAGATTTCAG ACAATTGGCAACCATGCACGCATCGTCTGAAGAAGTCTCGGCATGGTTAGAGGAGGAAAATTCCTCAAAGGATACTCATGAGTTGGAGGCTCAAGAAGGCACGAGTAGTGGTACAAGAAAGGAGTATTCTTTAACTTGTGAATGCTTCTTTATAACTACAAGAGTACTTAACTTGGGATTGATGAAAGCAATATCGGAATTTGAACATCTTTTTGAG AAACTGAGAAGTTATGAAGAAGACCTGTCTATCCTCAAAGCCATGAGGGAACAAGGAGCTTCTCCACTACTGGATGCAAATATAAAACATCTGAAGAAAGAAATTGATATATTGACACAATCCAAGTCATGTTATGAAGTTCAAATTTTTCAA GATTATACACTGCTAGGACAGGCATCGACCTTCTACAAATTGGTTATTATCTGGTTGGTGGATTTTGTTGGTGGGTTTAAAATACCTCTGCCATCAACATGCCCTATGaaatttgcatctattccagaacaTTTTGTCGATGATGCTATGAACTTTCTGGAGATAACTTTTGGAGTGCCAGAGGTTTCTGAAGGGGTTGTCTTG GATTTCTTGAATTTCATAATTATGTTCATGGCGAACGATACTTATGTTAAGAACCCATGTCTGAGAGCTAAAATGGTTGAAGTACTAAATCAttggataaaaaaaaaagg TGCTACTCTTTTTGAAAGACACCCGTTGTCCCTTGACTATTTAGTTAGCAATCTTCTTAAAGTTGATGTGGCACATATACAG TTATCTGATAAATTCACTATTCGTAAAAATATATATGAACTTTTAGAGTATTTGTGGAATATTCCTAGCCGTCTCAATGCATGGAAACAG ATTGCTAGGGAGGAGAAGGGAATGTATCTGAATTTTTTGAATTTGCTTATCAATGATAGCATGTATCTTCTTGATGAGtgcttaaacaaaaatatcagtcaactaaaaaaaataaaagtcgaAATGGCAAATTCTGCAGAATGGGAACAGAGATCTGTAGAGGAGAGGGTAGAGATAATGAGACTTTTTCATTCACAAGAAAAT ATTGTCAGATCTAATATGAAGTTGGCAAATGGGAATGTTGGTATGCTTGCATTCACATCTGAACAAATTCCTGCACCCTTCCTGCTTCCAGAAATG GTTGAAAGGGTAGCTATCGTGCTAAATTATTTTCTCTTGCAACTTACTGGTTCTCAATGGAGGTTTCTCGATATAAAAGATCCTGAAAAATATGAATTTAGACCCAGACAATTGCTAAAACAA ATTACCAAGATTTATGTTCATATTGCAAGAGGTGACAAAGAGATGAATGTGTTCCCTGCTGCAATCTCGAAGGATGGACAGTCATACAATGAGAAG CTGCTTACATCACAGCTATTTAAATATGTTGCTGATAATCTCTGGAAGATTCATGAAAATCGTAACATAATCCAGGAGTTTGTTGAGCTTGGTCTCAAAGTAAAATCAGCAGTTTATGAAGCATTGAATGAAGCATCGAATGCTGAGGCCATTCTTGGAGAGAtaccagatgaatttcttgatcCGATTCTG CATACTTTGATGAGAGATCCTGTCATTCTACCTTCATCAAGAATGTCGGTGGACCGGCCAGTTATCCAAAGCCACTTGCTGAATGGCAAT ACCCAGAACGATCCATTCACCCGTTGTCATCTGACTCAAGACATGCTAATACCAAACACAGAGCTGAAACAAAGAATTGAAGACTTCATCATATCTCAGAGGAAACGGAAATGA
- the LOC122024999 gene encoding probable ubiquitin conjugation factor E4 isoform X4 produces MAAKTQRSLQDIIDIILRKIFLVVLQQPSKNDPNIVFLTLTAAKILSEGRTLVLSCTMMDRVLIDRLSGDFPSAEPPFRYLVGCYRRACDELKRVVLVKNASFRSEIVFAIKQARKLVILYCRLYVGNPNMFKTSGHVSGASYLMSMIFAKVSTHMDEFGDEFGDDTFDSPPGFINEFFRDGDDGNLELVVQDLFEKLRQSVDGISPLGNFQQPMRALLWLIEYPNNAKILVNHPRWIPKKTNLPIGEGRMIEIESILGAFLRVSALPDSKEFKSTPDVGQQCFSEASNRRSVDLSSLTTIKKAMNILYDGLVAVFHKLLNNQDTQERVLEYLAEVIKKNSARSCMQVDPLSFASYGMLVNLSSVMLRLCQPLLDGAAKWREQIDHRYLFHNTRLDFRQLATMHASSEEVSAWLEEENSSKDTHELEAQEGTSSGTRKEYSLTCECFFITTRVLNLGLMKAISEFEHLFEKLRSYEEDLSILKAMREQGASPLLDANIKHLKKEIDILTQSKSCYEVQIFQDYTLLGQASTFYKLVIIWLVDFVGGFKIPLPSTCPMKFASIPEHFVDDAMNFLEITFGVPEVSEGVVLIAREEKGMYLNFLNLLINDSMYLLDECLNKNISQLKKIKVEMANSAEWEQRSVEERVEIMRLFHSQENIVRSNMKLANGNVGMLAFTSEQIPAPFLLPEMVERVAIVLNYFLLQLTGSQWRFLDIKDPEKYEFRPRQLLKQITKIYVHIARGDKEMNVFPAAISKDGQSYNEKLLTSQLFKYVADNLWKIHENRNIIQEFVELGLKVKSAVYEALNEASNAEAILGEIPDEFLDPILHTLMRDPVILPSSRMSVDRPVIQSHLLNGNTQNDPFTRCHLTQDMLIPNTELKQRIEDFIISQRKRK; encoded by the exons ATGGCGGCGAAAACCCAGCGATCTCTACAGGATATCATTGACATCATCCTCCGGAAGATCTTTCTCGTCGTCCTCCAACAACCCTCCAAGAATGACCCTAATATCGTTTTTTTAACGCTCACGGCAGCCAAGATCCTCAGTGAAGGCAGAACTCTTGTCCTTTCCTGCACTATGATGGACAGGGTTCTCATCGATCGGCTATCTGGTGATTTCCCCTCCGCAGAGCCTCCCTTCCGCTATTTAGTTGGCTGCTACCGCCGTGCCTGTGATGAGTTGAAAAGGGTTGTCTTAGTGAAGAACGCCTCCTTTAGATCGGAAATTGTGTTTGCAATCAAACAAGCGCGGAAATTAGTCATCTTGTATTGTAGGTTATATGTGGGGAATCCAAATATGTTCAAGACCTCTGGGCATGTTTCAGGGGCGTCTTATTTGATGTCGATGATCTTCGCAAAGGTCTCAACCCATATGGATGAGTTTGGAGATGAGTTCGGAGATGATACTTTCGACAGCCCTCCAGGTTTTATTAATGAGTTCTTCAGGGATGGCGATGATGGCAATTTGGAACTTGTTGTGCAGGATTTGTTTGAAAAACTGAGGCAGAGTGTGGACGGAATATCACCATTAGGAAACTTTCAGCAGCCGATGAGAGCACTGCTGTGGTTAATTGAATACCCTAACAATGCCAAAATTTTGGTGAATCACCCAAGGTGGATACCTAAGAAGACTAACTTGCCGATTGGTGAAGGAAGGATGATTGAGATTGAAAGCATTTTAGGAGCCTTTCTCCGTGTTAGTGCATTGCCTGATTCTAAGGAATTTAAGAGTACACCAGATGTCGG ACAACAATGTTTCTCAGAAGCGTCTAATCGTCGGTCGGTTGATTTATCATCCCTTACAACAATTAAGAAAGCTATGAATATTTTGTACGATGGCCTCGTTGCGGTGTTTCACAAATTACTTAATAATCAAGATACGCAAGAAAGAGTTTTAGAATATCTTGCAGAagttatcaagaaaaattcaGCAAGGTCGTGCATGCAG gtTGATCCATTATCATTTGCAAGTTATGGCATGCTTGTGAATCTTAGTTCGGTGATGCTTCGCCTTTGTCAACCTTTGTTAGATGGTGCTGCAAAATGGAGAGAACAAATTGATCATAGATATTTATTTCATAATACTCGTTTAGATTTCAG ACAATTGGCAACCATGCACGCATCGTCTGAAGAAGTCTCGGCATGGTTAGAGGAGGAAAATTCCTCAAAGGATACTCATGAGTTGGAGGCTCAAGAAGGCACGAGTAGTGGTACAAGAAAGGAGTATTCTTTAACTTGTGAATGCTTCTTTATAACTACAAGAGTACTTAACTTGGGATTGATGAAAGCAATATCGGAATTTGAACATCTTTTTGAG AAACTGAGAAGTTATGAAGAAGACCTGTCTATCCTCAAAGCCATGAGGGAACAAGGAGCTTCTCCACTACTGGATGCAAATATAAAACATCTGAAGAAAGAAATTGATATATTGACACAATCCAAGTCATGTTATGAAGTTCAAATTTTTCAA GATTATACACTGCTAGGACAGGCATCGACCTTCTACAAATTGGTTATTATCTGGTTGGTGGATTTTGTTGGTGGGTTTAAAATACCTCTGCCATCAACATGCCCTATGaaatttgcatctattccagaacaTTTTGTCGATGATGCTATGAACTTTCTGGAGATAACTTTTGGAGTGCCAGAGGTTTCTGAAGGGGTTGTCTTG ATTGCTAGGGAGGAGAAGGGAATGTATCTGAATTTTTTGAATTTGCTTATCAATGATAGCATGTATCTTCTTGATGAGtgcttaaacaaaaatatcagtcaactaaaaaaaataaaagtcgaAATGGCAAATTCTGCAGAATGGGAACAGAGATCTGTAGAGGAGAGGGTAGAGATAATGAGACTTTTTCATTCACAAGAAAAT ATTGTCAGATCTAATATGAAGTTGGCAAATGGGAATGTTGGTATGCTTGCATTCACATCTGAACAAATTCCTGCACCCTTCCTGCTTCCAGAAATG GTTGAAAGGGTAGCTATCGTGCTAAATTATTTTCTCTTGCAACTTACTGGTTCTCAATGGAGGTTTCTCGATATAAAAGATCCTGAAAAATATGAATTTAGACCCAGACAATTGCTAAAACAA ATTACCAAGATTTATGTTCATATTGCAAGAGGTGACAAAGAGATGAATGTGTTCCCTGCTGCAATCTCGAAGGATGGACAGTCATACAATGAGAAG CTGCTTACATCACAGCTATTTAAATATGTTGCTGATAATCTCTGGAAGATTCATGAAAATCGTAACATAATCCAGGAGTTTGTTGAGCTTGGTCTCAAAGTAAAATCAGCAGTTTATGAAGCATTGAATGAAGCATCGAATGCTGAGGCCATTCTTGGAGAGAtaccagatgaatttcttgatcCGATTCTG CATACTTTGATGAGAGATCCTGTCATTCTACCTTCATCAAGAATGTCGGTGGACCGGCCAGTTATCCAAAGCCACTTGCTGAATGGCAAT ACCCAGAACGATCCATTCACCCGTTGTCATCTGACTCAAGACATGCTAATACCAAACACAGAGCTGAAACAAAGAATTGAAGACTTCATCATATCTCAGAGGAAACGGAAATGA
- the LOC122024999 gene encoding probable ubiquitin conjugation factor E4 isoform X5 has product MAAKTQRSLQDIIDIILRKIFLVVLQQPSKNDPNIVFLTLTAAKILSEGRTLVLSCTMMDRVLIDRLSGDFPSAEPPFRYLVGCYRRACDELKRVVLVKNASFRSEIVFAIKQARKLVILYCRLYVGNPNMFKTSGHVSGASYLMSMIFAKVSTHMDEFGDEFGDDTFDSPPGFINEFFRDGDDGNLELVVQDLFEKLRQSVDGISPLGNFQQPMRALLWLIEYPNNAKILVNHPRWIPKKTNLPIGEGRMIEIESILGAFLRVSALPDSKEFKSTPDVGQQCFSEASNRRSVDLSSLTTIKKAMNILYDGLVAVFHKLLNNQDTQERVLEYLAEVIKKNSARSCMQVDPLSFASYGMLVNLSSVMLRLCQPLLDGAAKWREQIDHRYLFHNTRLDFRQLATMHASSEEVSAWLEEENSSKDTHELEAQEGTSSGTRKEYSLTCECFFITTRVLNLGLMKAISEFEHLFEKLRSYEEDLSILKAMREQGASPLLDANIKHLKKEIDILTQSKSCYEVQIFQDYTLLGQASTFYKLVIIWLVDFVGGFKIPLPSTCPMKFASIPEHFVDDAMNFLEITFGVPEVSEGVVLIVRSNMKLANGNVGMLAFTSEQIPAPFLLPEMVERVAIVLNYFLLQLTGSQWRFLDIKDPEKYEFRPRQLLKQITKIYVHIARGDKEMNVFPAAISKDGQSYNEKLLTSQLFKYVADNLWKIHENRNIIQEFVELGLKVKSAVYEALNEASNAEAILGEIPDEFLDPILHTLMRDPVILPSSRMSVDRPVIQSHLLNGNTQNDPFTRCHLTQDMLIPNTELKQRIEDFIISQRKRK; this is encoded by the exons ATGGCGGCGAAAACCCAGCGATCTCTACAGGATATCATTGACATCATCCTCCGGAAGATCTTTCTCGTCGTCCTCCAACAACCCTCCAAGAATGACCCTAATATCGTTTTTTTAACGCTCACGGCAGCCAAGATCCTCAGTGAAGGCAGAACTCTTGTCCTTTCCTGCACTATGATGGACAGGGTTCTCATCGATCGGCTATCTGGTGATTTCCCCTCCGCAGAGCCTCCCTTCCGCTATTTAGTTGGCTGCTACCGCCGTGCCTGTGATGAGTTGAAAAGGGTTGTCTTAGTGAAGAACGCCTCCTTTAGATCGGAAATTGTGTTTGCAATCAAACAAGCGCGGAAATTAGTCATCTTGTATTGTAGGTTATATGTGGGGAATCCAAATATGTTCAAGACCTCTGGGCATGTTTCAGGGGCGTCTTATTTGATGTCGATGATCTTCGCAAAGGTCTCAACCCATATGGATGAGTTTGGAGATGAGTTCGGAGATGATACTTTCGACAGCCCTCCAGGTTTTATTAATGAGTTCTTCAGGGATGGCGATGATGGCAATTTGGAACTTGTTGTGCAGGATTTGTTTGAAAAACTGAGGCAGAGTGTGGACGGAATATCACCATTAGGAAACTTTCAGCAGCCGATGAGAGCACTGCTGTGGTTAATTGAATACCCTAACAATGCCAAAATTTTGGTGAATCACCCAAGGTGGATACCTAAGAAGACTAACTTGCCGATTGGTGAAGGAAGGATGATTGAGATTGAAAGCATTTTAGGAGCCTTTCTCCGTGTTAGTGCATTGCCTGATTCTAAGGAATTTAAGAGTACACCAGATGTCGG ACAACAATGTTTCTCAGAAGCGTCTAATCGTCGGTCGGTTGATTTATCATCCCTTACAACAATTAAGAAAGCTATGAATATTTTGTACGATGGCCTCGTTGCGGTGTTTCACAAATTACTTAATAATCAAGATACGCAAGAAAGAGTTTTAGAATATCTTGCAGAagttatcaagaaaaattcaGCAAGGTCGTGCATGCAG gtTGATCCATTATCATTTGCAAGTTATGGCATGCTTGTGAATCTTAGTTCGGTGATGCTTCGCCTTTGTCAACCTTTGTTAGATGGTGCTGCAAAATGGAGAGAACAAATTGATCATAGATATTTATTTCATAATACTCGTTTAGATTTCAG ACAATTGGCAACCATGCACGCATCGTCTGAAGAAGTCTCGGCATGGTTAGAGGAGGAAAATTCCTCAAAGGATACTCATGAGTTGGAGGCTCAAGAAGGCACGAGTAGTGGTACAAGAAAGGAGTATTCTTTAACTTGTGAATGCTTCTTTATAACTACAAGAGTACTTAACTTGGGATTGATGAAAGCAATATCGGAATTTGAACATCTTTTTGAG AAACTGAGAAGTTATGAAGAAGACCTGTCTATCCTCAAAGCCATGAGGGAACAAGGAGCTTCTCCACTACTGGATGCAAATATAAAACATCTGAAGAAAGAAATTGATATATTGACACAATCCAAGTCATGTTATGAAGTTCAAATTTTTCAA GATTATACACTGCTAGGACAGGCATCGACCTTCTACAAATTGGTTATTATCTGGTTGGTGGATTTTGTTGGTGGGTTTAAAATACCTCTGCCATCAACATGCCCTATGaaatttgcatctattccagaacaTTTTGTCGATGATGCTATGAACTTTCTGGAGATAACTTTTGGAGTGCCAGAGGTTTCTGAAGGGGTTGTCTTG ATTGTCAGATCTAATATGAAGTTGGCAAATGGGAATGTTGGTATGCTTGCATTCACATCTGAACAAATTCCTGCACCCTTCCTGCTTCCAGAAATG GTTGAAAGGGTAGCTATCGTGCTAAATTATTTTCTCTTGCAACTTACTGGTTCTCAATGGAGGTTTCTCGATATAAAAGATCCTGAAAAATATGAATTTAGACCCAGACAATTGCTAAAACAA ATTACCAAGATTTATGTTCATATTGCAAGAGGTGACAAAGAGATGAATGTGTTCCCTGCTGCAATCTCGAAGGATGGACAGTCATACAATGAGAAG CTGCTTACATCACAGCTATTTAAATATGTTGCTGATAATCTCTGGAAGATTCATGAAAATCGTAACATAATCCAGGAGTTTGTTGAGCTTGGTCTCAAAGTAAAATCAGCAGTTTATGAAGCATTGAATGAAGCATCGAATGCTGAGGCCATTCTTGGAGAGAtaccagatgaatttcttgatcCGATTCTG CATACTTTGATGAGAGATCCTGTCATTCTACCTTCATCAAGAATGTCGGTGGACCGGCCAGTTATCCAAAGCCACTTGCTGAATGGCAAT ACCCAGAACGATCCATTCACCCGTTGTCATCTGACTCAAGACATGCTAATACCAAACACAGAGCTGAAACAAAGAATTGAAGACTTCATCATATCTCAGAGGAAACGGAAATGA